A DNA window from Zingiber officinale cultivar Zhangliang chromosome 3A, Zo_v1.1, whole genome shotgun sequence contains the following coding sequences:
- the LOC122052424 gene encoding BI1-like protein, with translation MATLGRPFARLEKEKVDGVDGDLEAGWAPLHPGLSRTESDLRWGFVRKVYGILATQILLTTAVSAATVLHPSINSALAASPGLALAFAILPLVLLLPLYHYRQRHPLNLAFLGLFTLCLSLSIGVACANTEGKIVLEALILTSAVVSSLTGYTFWASRKGKDFSYIGPFLFSGLIILLVTSTIQIFFPLGTTSSAIIGGFGALVFSGFIIYDTEELIKRYTYDEYIWASVNLYLDILNLFITILNMLKRSEN, from the exons ATGGCGACTCTTGGAAGGCCGTTCGCGCGGCTAGAGAAGGAGAAGGTCGACGGCGTCGACGGCGACTTGGAGGCTGGCTGGGCTCCGCTGCACCCTGGCCTCTCCCGCACCGAGTCTGACCTCCGCTGGGGTTTCGTCCGCAAGGTCTACGGCATCCTCGCCACCCAGATCCTGCTCACAACTGCTGTATCCGCCGCCACCGTCCTCCATCCCTCCATCAACTCCGCCCTCGCCGCCAGTCCCGGCCTCGCCCTCGCCTTTGCCATCCTCCCTCTCGTCC TTTTACTCCCCTTGTATCATTATCGACAAAGGCACCCACTGAATCTTGCTTTCCTGGGGCTGTTTACGTTGTGCCTAAGCTTGAGCATTGGTGTGGCCTGTGCCAATACTGAAG GAAAGATTGTGCTTGAGGCATTGATTTTAACATCCGCTGTTGTTTCATCCTTGACTGGATATACTTTCTGGGCATCCAGAAAGGGCAAGGACTTTAGCTACATTGGGCCATTCCTATTTTCTGGTCTCATCATTCTTCTTGTTACCAGTACTATTCAG ATATTCTTCCCTCTTGGAACAACATCATCTGCTATCATCGGTGGGTTTGGTGCTCTAGTTTTCTCAGGCTTCATCATCTACGACACAGAGGAGTTAATAAAGCGCTACACCTATGATGAATACATTTGGGCATCTGTCAATCTCTACCTCGACATCCTCAACCTGTTCATTACCATCTTAAACATGCTGAAAAGGTCCGAAAATTAG
- the LOC122052423 gene encoding phosphatidylinositol 4-kinase gamma 1-like, whose product MHTDHPTPPVMAAAVAVDHRHGLKLPTWKRRCRLLSFPHLLYLFESDPPPSAFPFPFPSPAATPAPRAPSADDGHLKRTRKFSRSLSTPCLYSAAAPTAAADEPRRDSIARLEVVSGRRSRTIHALVVEAAIALASGATPVPVADGISAAHYLFNRFGQSFAVMKVMDIDGPHPPQQQGRSALKHLAAQDSDMGVREVAAYLLDHGAFADVPPTALITISRPISCEPTKVVTKRIASIQRFVAHEYDAGELGPSRFSVASVHRIGILDVRILNVDRHAGNILVKKENSECGNEATAELVPIDHGLCLPEQLADPYFEWLHWPQAAVPFSEAEAEYVARLEPFRDVELLQAELPLLQEASRRVLVVCTTFLKRAVEAGLCLAEIGQMMTREFSGFSEGASELETLCVRVEESMRDTYCSPPDHALQQRQIIKNCFFLLLFLINISALNLLIVSSSAI is encoded by the coding sequence ATGCATACCGATCACCCCACACCACCCGTCATggccgccgccgtcgccgtcgACCATCGCCATGGACTTAAGCTACCCACTTGGAAGCGCCGATGCCGCCTGCTTTCCTTTCCCCACCTGCTCTACCTCTTCGAATCCGACCCCCCGCCGTCcgccttccccttccccttcccctCCCCTGCAGCAACGCCCGCGCCGCGAGCCCCCTCCGCCGACGATGGCCACCTTAAACGCACCCGTAAGTTCTCCCGCAGTCTATCCACCCCGTGCCTGTACTCCGCCGCCGCCCCCACAGCGGCCGCCGACGAGCCCCGTAGGGACAGCATCGCGCGACTCGAGGTCGTTTCTGGTCGACGGTCCCGCACCATCCACGCCCTCGTCGTCGAGGCCGCCATCGCACTGGCATCCGGAGCTACACCCGTCCCCGTCGCCGACGGCATCAGCGCAGCGCACTACCTCTTCAACCGCTTCGGCCAGAGCTTCGCTGTAATGAAGGTGATGGACATCGACGGCCCCCATCCGCCGCAGCAGCAGGGGCGATCAGCGCTCAAGCACCTGGCGGCTCAGGACAGCGACATGGGCGTCCGCGAGGTCGCCGCCTACCTCCTCGACCACGGCGCCTTCGCCGATGTCCCGCCTACGGCGCTGATCACGATCAGCCGTCCGATTTCCTGCGAGCCGACGAAGGTGGTGACGAAGCGCATCGCGTCGATCCAGCGGTTCGTGGCCCACGAGTACGACGCGGGCGAGCTGGGGCCGTCGCGGTTCTCGGTGGCCTCGGTGCACCGGATCGGGATCCTCGACGTGCGGATTCTGAACGTGGACCGCCACGCCGGCAACATCCTGGTGAAGAAGGAGAACAGTGAGTGCGGGAACGAGGCGACGGCGGAGCTGGTGCCGATCGACCATGGGCTGTGCCTGCCGGAGCAGCTGGCGGACCCCTACTTCGAATGGCTGCACTGGCCGCAGGCGGCGGTGCCGTTCTCGGAAGCAGAGGCGGAGTACGTGGCGAGGCTGGAGCCGTTCCGGGACGTCGAGTTGTTGCAGGCGGAGCTTCCGTTGCTGCAGGAGGCGAGCCGGCGCGTCCTAGTGGTATGCACGACGTTCCTGAAGAGGGCAGTGGAGGCGGGGCTGTGCCTGGCGGAGATCGGCCAAATGATGACACGGGAATTCTCCGGCTTCAGCGAAGGGGCCAGCGAGTTGGAGACGCTCTGCGTCAGGGTGGAAGAGTCCATGAGGGACACCTATTGCTCGCCGCCCGATCATGCCCTGCAACAAAGGCAAATCATAAAGAactgtttttttcttcttctttttttaataaatatatccGCGTTAAATCTATTGATTGTTTCATCTTCTGCAATTTAA
- the LOC122050653 gene encoding uncharacterized protein LOC122050653 → MEDTGRSTTITLTTEELERLIQAGVARAMEQQQRMLADRPTQEPAISGSGHPVDPGRGVEPITHPDVGKRSDTIGPAPNAPIPFHRALFRTPSEEGGRARRDRGSSSDEALERDARKGKAPRDGDSPERINDQFSRGIMEDPLPRHYTPLAIGEYNGSADPDDHLAKFDNAATLHQYTDGVKCRPPTSENERQLVFTEARSPRSAQSIHSTIFNQTAMDIPAVSSEVLVNAFTQGLVEGEFFRSIICRPPKDFPHLQRKATEYINVEEAQAARRKETPAEPQLVADRRRPSNHQPPTGPRVAGLQPYPESRTHAVHMEAAQLKKGKKWTPMFCKFHQSGTHNTWECLGDPNVHRPAPKEYRRRSPTPDRQHERRIDRKTEGRMAHKPREHHPRERNPTHTSTDRNKHSVREEENRRNASRGEIGMILGGPTEGDSNLVRKGHARQLTIYAVGCSKEKAVGTEISFGPKDLEGIEIPHDEALIIKAVIANYTIRRTFIDTGSSVNIIFKQAFDLLQIDQAKLLPMATPLYGFTGNEVSPIGQTRLVVSLGEEPLIRTRTTNFIMVDAPSAYNMILGRLALNEFRAVVSTYCKKIKFPVGNLVGEVRGDQAAARRCYVEMVKADTKAARKCPRLEVNAIREKPPPLVYDNKKEV, encoded by the exons ATGGAAGACACCGGACGATCAACAACTATAACGCTGACGACAGAAGAGTTGGAGAGGCTGATCCAAGCCGGAGTGGCAAGAGCAATGGAACAACAACAGCGAATGCTAGCCGATCGACCGACACAGGAGCCAGCCATCTCAGGATCTGGCCATCCTGTAGATCCTGGTCGCGGAGTTGAACCCATAACCCACCCGGACGTGGGCAAGAGATCAGACACGATCGGGCCAGCACCAAACGCACCAATCCCTTTTCACCGAGCATTGTTTAGGACGCCCTCAGAGGAAGGAGGCAGAGCCCGCCGAGACCGAGGTTCCTCGTCAGATGAGGCGCTCGAAAGGGATGCGAGGAAGGGAAAAGCGCCACGAGACGGAGActcgcccgaacggatcaacgACCAGTTCTCGCGAGGAATCATGGAGGATCCCTTACCTCGCCACTACACCCCATTGGCAATTGGGGAGTACAATGGGAGcgccgatccagatgatcacttGGCCAAGTTCGACAACGCGGCTACTCTACATCAGTACACCGATGGGGTGAAGTGCAGG CCGCCGACATCAGAAAACGAGCGTCAACTTGTTTTCACTGAAGCAAGGTCCCCGAGAAGCGCTCAGAGCATACATTCAACAATTTTTAACCAGACGGCGATGGACATACCAGCAGTCTCATCAGAAGTGCTGGTAAACGCTTTCACTCAAGGGCTCGTAGAGGGTGAGTTCTTCCGATCCATCATCTGCAGACCCCCGAAAGATTTCCCTCATCTCCAAAGGAAGGCCAcggaatacatcaacgtggaagaagcacaagcggccCGAAGGAAAGAGACGCCTGCCGAGCCTCAACTGGTGGCCGATCGGAGGAGACCAAGCAACCACCAGCCTCCGACCGGTCCCAGGGTCGCGGGGTTGCAACCGTATCCCGAGTCGAGAACGCATGCAGTCCATATGGAGGCTGCCCAACTCAAGAAGGGCAAAaagtggaccccgatgttctgtaaGTTCCATCAATCAGGGACGCACAACACGTGGGAGTGCCTAGGCGACCCTAATGTGCATCGGCCCGCGCCAAAGGAGTATAGACGTCGATCGCCTACGCCGGATCGGCAGCATGAGCGCCGAATCGACCGAAAAACCGAGGGTCGAATGGCTCACAAGCCACGGGAGCATCATCCCCGAGAAAGAAACCCTACTCACACCTCGACCGATCGGAACAAACATTCAGTGCGAGAAGAGGAGAACAGAAGGAATGCTTCCCGTGGAGAAATTGGGATGATCTTAGGTGGCCCGACCGAGGGAGATTCCAACCTAGTCCGGAAGGGCCACGCGAGGCAGCTGACCATATATGCGGTAgggtgcagcaaggagaaggcagTGGGGACCGAGATCAGTTTTGGCCCTAAGGACTTGGAGGGGATCGAGATCCCTCATGATGAGGCACTGATCATCAAGGCGGTGATCGCAAATTACACCATTCGTCGGACTTTCatcgacacaggaagctcggtaaatattattttcaaacaaGCATTTGATTTATTGCAGATTGATCAGGCTAAACTCCTGCCCATGGCAACACCGCTATATGGCTTCACCGGCAATGAAGTCTCGCCAATCGGGCAGACGAGGCTGGTCGTCTCGCTTGGAGAGGAGCCCCTGATTAGGACGCGCACCACGAATTTTATCATGGTAGATGCGCCCTCGGCGTACAACATGATATTGGGTCGACTGGCCCTTAACGAATTTCGGGCGGTAGTGTCGACCTACTGcaaaaagatcaaattcccggtgggGAATCTGGTAGGCGAAGTTCGAGGGGACCAAGCGGCAGCCCGGCGGTGTTATGTTGAGATGGTCAAGGCGGACACTAAAGCCGCCAGGAAATGCCCCCGATTGGAAGTAAACGCCATCAGAGAAAAGCCGCCCCCACTGGTATACGACAACAAGAAGGAGGTGTAG
- the LOC122052425 gene encoding uncharacterized protein LOC122052425: protein MNAFDDHHEAVADVSDGEGSVKEHKVAAGGFIAKNFNFAAADLNRGGIRSVSFDGLSEKEWRLFLERFERLLPDAFKTRKSTGHRGLVPRASYHSQNKINYS, encoded by the coding sequence ATGAATGCTTTCGACGACCACCACGAAGCCGTCGCCGACGTCAGCGACGGCGAAGGTAGCGTGAAGGAGCACAAGGTTGCCGCCGGCGGATTCATCGCCAAAAATTTCAACTTCGCGGCGGCGGACTTGAACCGCGGCGGGATCAGAAGCGTTTCCTTCGACGGGTTGAGCGAGAAGGAGTGGAGGCTGTTCCTGGAGCGGTTTGAGAGGCTGCTACCGGACGCATTCAAAACGAGGAAGAGTACGGGCCACAGAGGTTTGGTACCTCGTGCAAGTTATCACTCACAGAACAAAATTAattattcttaa
- the LOC122054017 gene encoding histidine-containing phosphotransfer protein 1-like has protein sequence MELANLQRRYLDFTSPLFHEGILDNQFTQLQQLQDESNPEFVLEVVTLFFDDSEKLLNELTRTLDQQVVDFKKVDAHVHQFKGSSASIGAQRVKNVCMAFRNYCEEMDQEGCLTCLQQLKQEYFLVKNKLETLFKLEQQIVAAGGSIPMMW, from the exons ATGGAACTGGCTAACCTGCAAAGGAGATATCTTGACTTCACATCTCCGCTCTTCCATGAG GGGATTCTGGACAACCAGTTCACCCAGCTGCAGCAGCTGCAGGACGAGAGCAACCCTGAGTTTGTCCTCGAGGTCGTGACTCTCTTTTTTGACGATTCTGAGAAGCTCCTTAATGAGCTAACCAGGACCCT AGATCAGCAGGTTGTGGACTTTAAGAAAGTGGATGCCCATGTTCACCAGTTCAAAGGCAGCAGTGCCAG CATTGGTGCCCAAAGGGTTAAAAATGTGTGCATGGCCTTCCGCAATTACTGCGAGGAAATGGACCAAGAAGG ATGCCTCACATGTCTCCAGCAACTTAAGCAGGAGTATTTTCTGGTGAAGAACAAGTTGGAAACTTTATTTAAG CTGGAGCAGCAGATTGTGGCTGCTGGTGGATCAATCCCCATGATGTGGTAG